From the Deltaproteobacteria bacterium RBG_16_64_85 genome, the window ATCGTGGCGCTCGGGTATACGATCGTCTTCGGTGTGCTCGACATCATCAACATGGCCCACGGGGAGATTTTCATGTTCGGGGCCTTCGTCGGGATGCTGATCGCGACGAAGGCCCACGCTCCGCTATGGGCCGCCTTCCTGGGCGCCATTGCCGTGACGGCGGTCATGGGCTACCTGCTGGAGCGTATCGCGCTGCGGCCCCTCCGGGGAAGATCGGGCGGATCCGCGCTGGCCCCCCTCATCAGCACGATCGGCGTCTCCATCCTCCTCGAAAACACCGCCCATAAGCTGTTCGGGGCGGGGAACCAGCTGTTCGAGACCTCCTTCGCGGAGATCAAGTTCGAGGTGGGGCCGGTCACCGTCTACCTCGTCCAGGCCGCGATCCTGGCGATCGCGATTCTCCTAATGGCCGGGCTCTGGCTGTGGCTCTACAAGACCCGGGCCGGCAAAGGGTTGCGCGCAACCGCGGAAAACCTCGAGACCGCCGGCCTCCTGGGAGTGGACACGACGAAGATCATCACGGCCACGGTCGTCGTCGCCTCCTCGATGGGGGGCGTGGCGGGGGTGCTGGTGGGGATGGCCTTCAACTACATCAACAACCAGATGGGCCTCTCCATGGGGCTGAAAGGTCTGGCGATCATCATCTTCGGGGGAATGGGAAGCGTCGCGGGAGCGGTGGCCGGCGGCATCCTCCTCGGCTTGTCCGAAACGTTCGTCGTCGCCTACGGGAGCTCCGGCTACCGGGACGCCATCGCTTTCATCGCGATCATCGTCGTGCTGCTGATCAAGCCGCAGGGGCTGTTCGGGCAGGCGCTTCCGGAAACTCGGCGGTAGCGTCATGCCCTTCGACTGGCTGAATCCTTACCATCTGCAGGTCGCGTCCTTCCTTCTCATCAACGTCCTTTTGGGGGTGAGCATCTACATCACCCTCGCCACGGGACAGCTCTCCCTGGGAAACGCGGGGTTCATGAGCATCGGGGCGTACGCTTCCGCCATCCTGACCACCCTGCACGGGATACCGATGCCCGTCGGCATCCTCCTGGGTTCCCTCCTGGCGGGCGCCTCCGGGGTCCTCGTGGGGATCCCCGCCCTGCGGCTCCGGGGGGTGTACCTCGCCATCGCGACGCTCGGGTTCGGC encodes:
- a CDS encoding ABC transporter permease; translation: MFAEQLINGITLGSIYAIVALGYTIVFGVLDIINMAHGEIFMFGAFVGMLIATKAHAPLWAAFLGAIAVTAVMGYLLERIALRPLRGRSGGSALAPLISTIGVSILLENTAHKLFGAGNQLFETSFAEIKFEVGPVTVYLVQAAILAIAILLMAGLWLWLYKTRAGKGLRATAENLETAGLLGVDTTKIITATVVVASSMGGVAGVLVGMAFNYINNQMGLSMGLKGLAIIIFGGMGSVAGAVAGGILLGLSETFVVAYGSSGYRDAIAFIAIIVVLLIKPQGLFGQALPETRR